Proteins co-encoded in one Fibrobacter sp. genomic window:
- a CDS encoding SDR family oxidoreductase → MNLFKDKVVVVTGGAHGIGATIVSEFEKEGAKVALIDIRENPCYVGDLSKKEVLEDFAKFVIEKFGHVDVLVNNALPLMKGIDECSYEEFSYALAVGVTAPFYLAKLFAPYFAKGACIINMSSSRDRMSQPQTESYTAAKGGIAALTHALAVSLGERGVRVNSISPGWIDTGFTVYEGPDATQQPAGRVGNPLDISNMVLFLASDKAGFITGENICIDGGMTKQMIYHNDCGWKLEK, encoded by the coding sequence ATGAATTTATTCAAAGATAAAGTGGTTGTTGTTACCGGTGGTGCCCATGGAATCGGCGCTACCATCGTCAGTGAATTTGAAAAAGAAGGGGCCAAGGTTGCCCTTATAGACATTCGTGAAAACCCCTGTTATGTTGGGGATCTTTCCAAGAAGGAAGTGCTTGAAGATTTCGCAAAGTTCGTCATCGAAAAGTTCGGCCACGTGGATGTTCTGGTGAATAATGCTTTGCCGCTGATGAAGGGTATTGACGAATGCTCCTATGAGGAATTTTCCTACGCTTTGGCGGTGGGGGTGACGGCACCTTTTTACTTGGCAAAACTTTTTGCACCTTACTTTGCAAAAGGTGCATGCATCATTAATATGTCCTCTAGTCGCGACCGCATGAGTCAGCCGCAGACGGAAAGCTATACGGCGGCAAAGGGCGGCATCGCAGCGCTTACTCACGCACTTGCCGTAAGCCTCGGGGAACGCGGCGTGAGAGTAAATTCCATTTCTCCGGGTTGGATCGATACCGGTTTTACCGTATATGAAGGTCCCGATGCAACCCAGCAGCCCGCAGGCCGCGTCGGCAATCCACTGGATATTTCCAACATGGTGCTGTTCCTAGCCAGCGACAAGGCCGGCTTCATTACTGGCGAAAACATCTGCATCGACGGTGGCATGACCAAGCAGATGATTTACCACAACGACTGCGGCTGGAAACTAGAAAAATAG
- the hisS gene encoding histidine--tRNA ligase, which translates to MSIAIPQLPKGTRDFYPEAQRIQNYIFDTWRKTAEEFAYEEYEGPMFEHLELYTGKSGDEIVSQLYNFVDKGDRAIALRPEMTPTLARLVIQKARELKKPFKWFSMPRLFRYEKAQKGRLREFFQLNMDIIGTESIYAEADLMAAIATMLRKFGLKDGEFAIGVSSRKLLATYLDEIGAPNPAQVYPALDRRLKIGPEAFAKALADAGLTEDQVAKLDAFMSCKSIEEVAAAVHSEAATAALDEIKDLFATLEAAGYGECVNLDLSIVRGLAYYTGIVFEVFDKGKSMRAIAGGGRYDSLTEKLGGDRIPGVGFGMGDVVLADLLREHNLLPSPKQSVDFYIASFTNDMKKVFEAAQIFRANGNTVSHPLSSMKMGKQLDQANYQGAKIVVYVDGDKAAAGEFEYKDLRDGTMHVGNVEAIKAAL; encoded by the coding sequence ATGAGTATTGCAATTCCCCAGTTGCCGAAAGGCACACGCGATTTTTATCCTGAAGCACAGCGCATTCAGAACTACATCTTTGACACCTGGCGTAAAACCGCCGAAGAATTCGCCTACGAAGAATACGAAGGCCCCATGTTTGAACACCTGGAGCTGTACACCGGAAAGTCCGGCGACGAAATCGTAAGCCAGCTCTATAACTTTGTGGACAAGGGCGACCGCGCCATTGCGCTCCGCCCCGAAATGACCCCGACGCTCGCCCGCTTGGTGATCCAGAAGGCCCGCGAACTGAAGAAACCCTTCAAGTGGTTCAGTATGCCTCGCCTGTTCCGTTACGAAAAGGCACAGAAGGGTCGCCTCCGTGAATTCTTCCAGCTGAACATGGACATCATCGGTACCGAAAGCATTTACGCCGAAGCCGACCTGATGGCAGCTATCGCCACCATGCTCCGCAAGTTCGGCCTGAAGGATGGGGAATTTGCCATTGGCGTTTCTAGCCGTAAGTTGCTGGCCACCTACCTGGACGAAATTGGCGCCCCCAACCCCGCACAGGTCTACCCCGCTCTTGACCGTCGCCTGAAAATCGGCCCCGAAGCTTTTGCAAAGGCATTGGCTGACGCTGGCCTCACTGAAGATCAGGTGGCAAAGCTTGACGCTTTCATGAGTTGCAAGTCCATCGAGGAAGTTGCTGCAGCCGTCCATAGCGAAGCCGCTACCGCCGCTCTCGACGAAATCAAGGACCTGTTTGCCACATTGGAAGCCGCTGGTTACGGCGAATGCGTGAACCTGGACCTTTCCATTGTCCGCGGTCTCGCCTACTACACCGGCATCGTATTCGAAGTGTTCGACAAGGGTAAATCCATGCGCGCCATTGCAGGTGGTGGCCGTTACGACAGCCTTACCGAAAAGCTTGGCGGCGACCGCATTCCGGGCGTTGGCTTTGGCATGGGCGACGTGGTGCTTGCAGACTTGCTCCGCGAACACAACTTGCTCCCCAGCCCCAAGCAGAGTGTGGACTTCTACATCGCAAGCTTCACTAACGACATGAAGAAGGTCTTTGAAGCAGCCCAGATTTTCCGCGCAAACGGAAATACAGTTTCTCACCCGCTCTCCTCCATGAAGATGGGCAAGCAGCTGGACCAGGCAAACTACCAGGGTGCAAAGATCGTGGTTTACGTTGATGGCGACAAGGCAGCCGCTGGCGAATTCGAATACAAGGATTTGCGAGACGGCACCATGCACGTTGGCAACGTAGAAGCCATCAAGGCAGCACTGTAG
- a CDS encoding GDSL-type esterase/lipase family protein, with product MKTGYTLFAKFIILFACILSFSNGFAKDLTIAPGSYVLDLSKYDFIDTTLNTIQFPKGDADFEAFYKKLDTLVFENKGQVRILHIGGSHLQADVISGRIREHLIKEYPGASAGRGFVFPYSAAKTNTPSSYASYYKGIWEKCRNIQKAVNMPLGLLGIAVSTSDPRAEISLLLDKYNSEPMWGETKFRLFGYSDNNDVVPVLRVDSTDIYGVQDSSSGSYVFTSPRPIDSILIQFRWVDSLQQASVAQFITDSLLQDSIARANMDSTQIDSAAKAQNAVKDSAKVSVPDNVTLPANTEMALDSMFQGDCDLLDTACMAASDKETKVAENPTGMRKCSDVVAKPAVNYAEGELDESNSENTHCIPDTVAVADSVKKNARPRFTLTGILSENDQPGITYTGVGINGARVHDYFEEISPNFEKEMEFYKPDLVIFAIGINDANVVNFNDKQFVDDYSKLIARIKKVSPNAAIIFETNNDMYRKVKRRRYVQHPNGEVARKAFFNLAEKHKAGVWDKFNLMGGLGSMAKWEKADLAKGDKVHFKLAGYHLLGDLFYKALINAYADHIAKLPAEEPKALQPAPVKQSDTAQDTPTKTAEKKIAEPAKN from the coding sequence GTGAAAACTGGATACACACTCTTTGCTAAGTTCATAATCCTTTTTGCATGCATTCTGTCTTTCAGCAATGGCTTTGCCAAGGACCTGACCATCGCACCCGGCAGCTATGTTCTAGACTTATCCAAGTACGACTTCATTGACACAACCTTGAACACAATCCAGTTCCCTAAGGGTGACGCCGATTTCGAAGCCTTCTATAAAAAACTGGACACGCTGGTTTTTGAAAACAAGGGTCAAGTCCGCATTTTGCATATAGGTGGATCCCACCTGCAAGCAGATGTAATCTCCGGTCGTATCCGCGAACACCTGATCAAGGAATATCCGGGTGCAAGCGCCGGCCGCGGTTTCGTATTTCCCTACTCTGCGGCCAAGACAAACACCCCCTCCAGCTATGCCAGCTATTACAAGGGCATCTGGGAAAAATGCCGCAATATCCAAAAGGCTGTGAACATGCCCCTTGGACTTTTGGGCATTGCAGTCAGCACCAGCGATCCTCGTGCAGAAATCTCGTTATTGCTGGACAAGTATAATTCCGAGCCCATGTGGGGCGAAACCAAGTTCCGTCTCTTTGGCTACAGCGACAACAACGACGTGGTGCCGGTTCTTCGCGTTGATTCTACAGACATCTACGGCGTCCAGGATTCTTCCAGCGGTAGCTATGTGTTTACCAGTCCTCGCCCCATCGACTCCATCTTGATCCAGTTCCGTTGGGTCGACAGCCTCCAGCAGGCCAGCGTCGCACAGTTCATCACGGACTCTCTGCTGCAGGATTCTATCGCCAGGGCAAACATGGATTCAACGCAAATCGATTCCGCAGCCAAGGCCCAAAATGCAGTCAAGGATTCGGCTAAGGTTTCTGTTCCAGACAACGTGACTTTACCTGCAAATACCGAGATGGCCCTGGATTCCATGTTCCAAGGCGACTGCGATTTGCTAGATACGGCCTGCATGGCTGCTAGCGACAAGGAAACCAAGGTTGCCGAAAATCCAACAGGCATGCGGAAGTGTTCCGACGTTGTTGCAAAGCCCGCAGTCAATTACGCCGAAGGTGAGTTGGACGAATCCAACTCTGAAAACACCCACTGCATTCCAGACACAGTTGCTGTTGCCGATTCCGTAAAGAAGAACGCACGTCCTCGATTCACCCTTACCGGCATTCTGTCCGAAAATGATCAGCCGGGCATTACCTACACCGGTGTAGGAATTAACGGGGCCAGGGTTCACGACTACTTCGAGGAAATCTCCCCCAATTTCGAAAAAGAAATGGAATTCTACAAGCCCGACCTGGTTATTTTCGCCATCGGCATCAACGACGCCAACGTTGTTAATTTCAACGACAAGCAGTTCGTTGACGACTACAGTAAGCTTATTGCTCGAATCAAGAAGGTTTCACCTAATGCTGCAATTATCTTCGAGACCAACAACGACATGTATCGCAAGGTCAAGAGACGTCGTTACGTGCAGCACCCCAATGGCGAAGTGGCTCGCAAGGCGTTCTTCAATCTGGCAGAAAAGCACAAGGCCGGTGTCTGGGACAAGTTCAACCTTATGGGTGGCCTAGGCTCCATGGCAAAGTGGGAAAAGGCAGACCTAGCCAAGGGCGACAAGGTTCACTTCAAGCTTGCCGGCTACCACCTACTTGGCGATCTGTTCTACAAGGCTTTGATAAACGCCTATGCCGATCATATCGCAAAGCTTCCAGCCGAGGAACCCAAGGCTCTGCAGCCGGCCCCGGTAAAACAGTCCGACACTGCACAGGACACCCCTACAAAGACTGCTGAAAAAAAGATCGCTGAACCTGCGAAGAATTAA
- a CDS encoding MBOAT family protein: protein MLDYILPFLTRTFAFDPNSPLLFTQFYFWGFFAVVFAVLTLVHNRILMRNTFLFATSLFFYYKTSGSYVCILIFCVVANFFIGKFIEKASKEWVRKLWMILAVAIDLLVLSYFKYAYFFLDVFYQITGIELHVYNFFAAASNAIFKTNSLVDTIILPVGISFFTFQAISYCVDIYRGKIKAVSNVLDFGFYLTFFPQLVAGPIVRADNFVPQLYKKFFLPRRAFGIAVFWILNGLGKKVILSDYLATNFVDRVFDTPLLFTGFENLIALFAYSLQVYADFSGYTDIAIGVALLMGFRLPQNFNSPYKALNPTDFWRRWHISLSTWLRDYLYIPLGGNRKASFGTYFWIIFTAVSSVLLSGSIWVGVGCAAFLLYILLYMRFKPESKKFITTQMNAMTTKLLGGLWHGASFNFIIWGGLNGFGQIFNLIWCKRSLSWRAFASFFLLAICAIFYKILGYPIFAILTVWFGALFVGIYSVMIFRLFSQKTFHWLYVAWNVTLTFVFITFTRLFFRAGSNLDPAEANEVAWNTAKNMVNQMGSAWKLDTIPAIAWEHMNIILVFVAGMLIHWIPQRIKSRYRIAFATLPLPLMVLATAVIIFFMYQFMSADTPPFIYFQF from the coding sequence ATGCTCGATTATATACTTCCTTTTTTAACCCGCACCTTTGCATTTGACCCCAACAGTCCCCTGCTGTTCACACAGTTCTACTTCTGGGGATTCTTTGCAGTTGTGTTCGCTGTTTTGACCCTGGTCCACAACAGAATTCTGATGCGCAACACCTTCCTGTTCGCCACCAGCTTGTTCTTCTACTACAAGACCAGCGGTAGCTATGTCTGCATTTTGATTTTCTGCGTGGTTGCCAATTTCTTTATCGGAAAGTTCATTGAAAAGGCTTCAAAGGAATGGGTTCGAAAGCTATGGATGATTCTTGCAGTTGCCATCGACCTTTTGGTACTGAGCTACTTCAAGTACGCCTACTTCTTCCTGGATGTGTTCTACCAGATTACGGGCATTGAACTTCATGTCTACAATTTCTTTGCCGCAGCAAGCAACGCTATTTTCAAGACCAACTCCCTGGTGGATACCATTATCCTGCCGGTGGGTATTTCCTTCTTCACTTTCCAGGCCATCAGTTACTGCGTCGATATTTACCGCGGCAAGATCAAGGCCGTAAGCAATGTCCTTGACTTCGGCTTTTATCTCACATTCTTCCCCCAGTTGGTGGCAGGCCCCATTGTCCGCGCCGATAATTTCGTGCCCCAGCTTTACAAGAAGTTCTTCCTCCCCCGCCGCGCCTTCGGCATTGCAGTTTTCTGGATTTTGAATGGCCTTGGCAAGAAGGTTATTTTGAGCGACTACCTGGCCACTAATTTTGTGGACCGCGTTTTCGACACCCCGCTGCTGTTCACCGGCTTTGAAAACCTTATTGCATTGTTCGCCTACTCCCTGCAGGTTTACGCCGACTTTAGCGGCTACACCGACATAGCCATTGGCGTCGCCTTGCTCATGGGTTTCCGTCTGCCCCAGAACTTCAATAGCCCCTACAAGGCATTGAACCCCACGGATTTCTGGCGTCGTTGGCATATCAGCCTTTCCACCTGGCTTCGCGACTACCTGTACATTCCCCTGGGCGGTAACCGAAAGGCTTCCTTCGGCACCTATTTCTGGATTATCTTCACCGCAGTTTCCTCCGTACTTCTTTCTGGCAGCATTTGGGTTGGTGTTGGTTGTGCCGCATTCCTGCTGTACATTCTTCTCTATATGCGCTTTAAGCCGGAATCCAAGAAGTTCATTACCACCCAGATGAACGCCATGACTACAAAGCTCCTGGGCGGCCTCTGGCACGGCGCAAGCTTCAACTTTATCATTTGGGGCGGCCTCAACGGATTTGGACAGATTTTCAACCTTATTTGGTGCAAGCGAAGCCTCTCCTGGCGAGCCTTCGCATCCTTTTTCCTGCTGGCAATCTGCGCCATTTTCTACAAGATCCTGGGTTATCCCATTTTCGCCATTCTTACAGTATGGTTCGGTGCACTGTTTGTGGGCATTTACTCCGTCATGATTTTCCGACTGTTCAGCCAGAAGACTTTCCACTGGCTCTATGTCGCCTGGAATGTGACCCTCACCTTCGTGTTCATCACCTTTACCCGTTTGTTCTTCCGCGCAGGCTCCAACCTGGACCCGGCGGAAGCTAACGAAGTGGCCTGGAACACGGCCAAGAACATGGTGAACCAGATGGGTTCCGCCTGGAAGTTGGATACCATTCCCGCCATTGCCTGGGAACACATGAATATTATCCTGGTATTCGTGGCAGGCATGCTGATTCACTGGATTCCCCAGCGTATCAAGTCTCGCTACCGCATTGCATTTGCCACCCTGCCGTTGCCCCTGATGGTTCTTGCCACGGCGGTAATCATATTCTTTATGTACCAGTTTATGAGCGCCGATACCCCGCCATTCATTTACTTCCAGTTCTAA